The stretch of DNA ATTATTTGAGTGTAAGCCGAGTGAATCAATGATGATTTTATCTTTCAGCCAATCCATTGGGAGTCTTAAATGAACCGTTTGAACAAAAGTTGCAAATTCATCGTTGGCAGACCATTTTTGAATGTCTTCAACTTGAATGTCATGTTGGAAACCTTTAGCAATATAGGATTGGTATAAAGGATAATGTTTTTCAATCGCTTGAATCAATGCTAAATGACTCTTTTCAATTTTAGATTTTATTCGTGTTGTATCACTTTCTAAAAATGTCTCGATACGATCGAAATGAAGCCCCTCTAATTCAAAGATATGGTTGATTTCTTGTAGCAACGTTTCCGGTGTTTTAAATGTAATAAAATGTGTGTCTCCGTACGTAATCTCTGTTGTCGCAGCTGTCGTTGGATTTGGAGAACTTGTTAAATACATACCGCCTAACATGGCGTTGATGAGGCTACTTTTACCCGCACTAAAAGTTCCGAAAACACCGATTTTAATCTTTTGATTTTGCATTCGAGTTAGCGTATCTTCAATATCTTGGACTGTCGATTGAAACAACGGGATTTTTTTAACGATGTCCAATGCTTTCGACAATTGTGAAACAGCGTGTGTTGTTCCGGTATCCAAGACGTCTGCTTGTTGTTTTTGGTCTGTTTGTATCGCACGGGTGTGATTTTTAGGTTGGAATTGAATTTCCGTACGATCGATTAAGCGGTCTAAAGAATCTTCCATATGAATATAATAATGTCGGTAATTTTCAGTTTTTAATGAATGCTGTAATTCCCGTAACGTCACAAAACGTGTGAAAAGCGAATCATCATTTGATTCATCTACGAGATGTTCATCTGCATGTACTTTATGAATGATGGATTCATCCAACGGTGCAGTTTCCTTTAAAATAAATTGTTTAATCGCTTTCATTAATGCTTGCGAATATGTGAGTACATACTGATTTGTAATTTGAATTTGAGTTTGATAACTAGAGGTTATTAACTCGGTAGGAAGTACAATTTGATGATTTAATATACGTTTATTCAGTGATGAATCATTAATAAAGCGAGTCAGAAAAGACAAATCATCTTGCATAGGCTTACCGATTTGATGATCAACTTTATCCTGAAGTGCTTCTCTTAAAGTGTTTAAACGTGTTTGACGTTCTTCGGCTGTCTTTTTCTTTTTGTTAAACAGCCCCCCTACTTTGAAATCCTTTGTCATGCTCTCGAGATAAAATCGAATGTATTCTCGCATGTCGTGCGTCATAATATAGGCATTATCGATAATGGAGAGCCGTTTGTCCTTTAAATAACGTTTTAAAGCTGAAGCATCATTAAGTAATTGTGCTTCTTCACTTAGGACTTCATTCTGTTGTTGGACTTGATAGGCACGATCGAATTGTGCTGCTTCAACGTTGAGTTGTTCAAGGATGTCATCCATTTCATGTTGTAAATAATCAAGTTGATGTTGTTGAATGAATCGTTTCATACGATCAACGTACACATCGATGGATTCTCTATTTTGATCTTGTCGGATCATAAACGCACGCAATTCATCAAATTGGTTGGCCGGATGATCAAATTTTGTAATGTAAAACGTTGCTAACAATTCAATATCCCAGTCTGTTATAGATTGTTGTACGCGTTTCTGGAACGTTTCGAAATGAATTTCTGTTTCATCATGTTTATCGATTTGGTTGATAATAAAGACGACAGGTACACCTGTTTGGTTCAGTCGTTTCATAAATTTAAAGTTGAGTTCAGATTGGACATGATGATAATCCACTGTATAAAATACGATGTTGCTCGTATAAAGAAATTGTTCTGTCTGCATACTGTGGGATTGTACATTTGAATCAACGCCTGGTGTGTCTTGAAATGTGAAGCCGTCGTGAAAAATATCGCTTTGAATTCGAATATCAATGGACTCTACATCATAGTTTTGTCGGTTCATTTCTTTAACCGCTTCGTAATTATCAAGATGTGTATAGCGTTGACCGACGATATTTGCTGTTATACCTGTTTCTTCAGCAATAGTGACGAGTGCTGTGTTACTCGTCGTTGGTACCGGTGAACTTGGTAAAATATCTTCACCTATGAGGCGGTTAATGACCGTAGATTTACCCGCAGAAAAGTGCCCGACAAAGGACATCGTGTACTGATTTAAATAGACTTTCTTTATCATTTGATTAATCGTATGTATTAATGCGGCGTGGTCAGATTTCTCGACTTCCTTTTTTAATTTATATAAAATATCCAATTGTTTTTCGTTATGCATAGATATTTGATTCCCCTTGTTAAAAACGTCTATATATTATTATATGAGTTTAACAAAATAAATGCTATGCCGTTGTTTAAAAATATCGTTCATGTTTTTTAAAATATGGAATGCCGTTTGCGGGTCGATGGTGGATGTCCGGATAAATTGGCGATAAATAAAGCAAATGATGAGGTGACGTATGATTGGGGCATGGTGAACGCCCCAATCAAAACGACCGTGGAAATGAGGAAATACAAGTCAATGTGGCTAAGACCATACGACCACATGACGACAAGGAGATGCGTTTGATTTTGAATCATTTTGAATGCAATGCACATCACAGTTAAATGCGTTGTTGGGGACGTTTTCTCAATTTCACGATTTGTGATATGACATATACGAGAATACCGAGCCAAATTAAACTAAAGGTAATGAATTGGTCCATATTAAAGGGTTCTTTGAAAACGAAAATACCAAGTAAAAAAATTAAAGTAGGACCTACATATTGGATGAACCCCATTAAAGATAATGGAATACGAATTGCGCCTTCCGAAAAGGCGATTAAAGGCAAAGCTGTCACTGCACCCGAAAAAAGGATCCAAAACGTTGACATATTCCATCCAAGGCTGAGCTGAGACGTTTGGCTTACAAAAATTAAATAAATGATCGCCATCGGAGCCGTTGATAATGACTCAATCGTAATACTACTGAGTGCGGGCATCGGAACGAGCTTTTTCAACAGCCCATAGATGCCAAACGAAAATGCTAATATAAGTGATATATATGGGAAATCGCCTACTTTAAACGTCATATATACAACACCTAACACAACAAAGGTTATCGCAAGCCATTCTACACGATTAAAGCGTTCTTTAAAGAAAATCATTGATAATACAATGCTGACAAGGGGATTGATATAATACCCTAAACTGGTCTGAAGCACATATCCAGCATCAATTGCAAAAATAAAAGTGCCCCAATTCAGTGTTACAATATACCCGGCAAAAATGATAATGAATAACTTTTTCGGATGCGCAATTAATACTGATACATCTTGTGAAAATTGATGCCATTGCTTAATTAGTGGTAATACAATAAGCATGAAGAGCAATGACAATATAATGCGATACATCAATGTTTCGATGGGACGAATATCATGGATGAGTGCCCAATATAATGGGAGCGTCCCCCACATAACATAAGATAATAAAGCGAAAAAGATACCGCATTTAAATGATGAATTTTGATGCAAAGTACGCCCCCCTATTTTCTATAGTATTTTAAATTATTGTTTTGCCCAATATTGGTAATATGTTGTTTCGATATAACCATTAAATAATTTACGACGCTTTGTCGCTTTGCGGTTAACTAAATGTTCAAAAGTTTTATAACTTGTCATAATGTATAATGACAAACTTGGATGGTTGTTCATCAGTACCCCTAAGTAGCGGTACATTTCTTCAACTTGTTCTCGATCTCCAATACGTTCACCATAAGGAGGGTTACCAATTAATGCGATAGGTCCTTCATGATGAATTGTCAATGTGTTCACGTCTCGAACCTCAAATTGAATGATATCTCCTACGCCAACTTCATCCGCATTGCGTTGTGCAATTTTAATCATTTCAGGATCGATGTCCGAGGCATAAATGGTCACTTCTTTGTCATAATCTGCTAATGCGTCAGCTTCGGCACGTAGTTGCTCATAGAGCCCCTCAGGAATCAGTTGCCATTGTTCTGAAACGAAATTACGATTAAAGCCTGGCGCGATATTTTGTGCAATTAAACAAGCTTCAATGGCAATCGTCCCAGAGCCACAAAACGGGTCGATTAAAGGCGTGTCGCCAGTCCAATTTGCGAGTTTTACTAAACTTGCTGCTAATGTTTCTTTGATAGGCGCCTCCCCTTGTGCAAGACGATACCCCCGCTTGTTTAAACCGGAGCCAGATGTATCAATTGTCAACAGGACTTGATCCTTAAGGATAACCACCTCTATGGGATATTTAGCGCCAGATTCATCTAACCATCCTGAAACTTGATGCGCGTGTTTGAGACGTTCTACAATTGCTTTTTTAGTAATCGCTTGAACATCAGGTACACTAAATAATTTTGATTTTAAACTGCGCCCTTGAACTGGAAATTGCCCATCTGCAGGAATATATTGTTCCCAAGGTAGGCTTTTGGTCTGTTCAAAAAGGTCATCAAAAGTTGTCGCTTCAAATTGACCGACGATGAGTTTGACGCGATCAGCTGTTCGTAGCCATAAATTGGTTTTGACAATTGCTGAAGCATCTCCTTCAAAATATATACGGCCATTTTCGACGCGTGTGTCGAATCCAAGAGACTGAACTTCTTTCGCTACGATTGCTTCTAATCCCATTGGGCACACTGCTAATAATTGATACACGAAAATTCCTCCTTTAAATCATACGGTATATTAAACGTTTTTATTTCATAATAGTGCGATGCATGATTACAAATCAAGCTGTCGATCGGTGTCTATTGCTATCGTTTTGAGTGTAAACATATTGAAGGGCTGGAACATGACGTTCCAGCCCTATGTGTACTAGTAAGGATATTTCTATAAGCCATGTTCTGTACTGATGTACTCATCGCGTGTACTAGTTACACTGGTACCTCAGCTGTAATCATCTGTCTGAAAAGCATGCTATACTTTTCCTCGTCTATACGTTCAATTCCGTTAGACAAGTGCTCCTACCCAATTTGGATTGCTCACTCGAGGGGTTTACCGCGTTCCACCCTTATTATTTCTAATAAAGCTACGTCACTGTGGCACTTTCAAATTAATGTAACCTTATCGTAAGACTTAGGTTAGGTCATTGCCGTCAATATTCACATATTGCCTTGACTTATGGTTTCATCAAGCACGAACACTACAGTCGTCGCAGACTGTGTGAGCATGGACTTTCCTCTATATGTTGACCATATAGCGATTACACGAAATATCCTTAAAAATTATAGCATCTTTCTATAAAAAAGCAATCCTCATTTGCCGAAGACAGCTTTTTCAAGATTTGAAATACGTTTTAAAATATCTACATTATTATTCTGGTTTGAACTTTGACTTGCGAAACTCTTATTATCTTGAGGTCTACTAGAGGCAACACGGATACGTAAATCTTCAATTTCTTTTTTTAACTTGTGATTTTCTTCAGATAATTTGATGACTTCATTATTTAAGTCGGACATCTTTTGATAATCTGCAATAATATCGTCCAAAAAAGCATCAACTTCTTGTGGACGGTAACCGCGAACCATCGTTTTTTCAAAATCTTTTTCATAAATGTCTTTTGCTGATAGTTTTAACGAAACATCTGACATTTGTTCCACCTCATTTGATTTAAATTTCATCTGACCACTGTAAATCATTGATAAAGTTCGTAATTTCGTCAAACGTCACAATATCACAAGTATAGTTTGTTTTTTCAACAAAATCAACTAACTTTTGTTTAAAGAATTGTGAACTTGCGGGTTGTATGTCGTCATAAATCAAGACAGTGATATCAGTATGATCTAACATAAATTGGTCGGCTTGTTGAAATTGAAAAGGCCCCTGATAAGGTTGTTGAAATACACTGTTAACGTAATCGCTCTCTGCAACGATGCGTTGGTATTTCATTTGATTGTTCTCATTCCACTTGGAGGTGTGCTCGAGAAAAGGTGTAATGACACCAAGCTTTATTTCCGGATACGTTTGTTTAAGTGCAATCACACATTCAGCCGCCCACAATTCAATCCCTAACTGCCCTTGAATGAGTACCCATTCTAATCCTTCTTCTATATATTGGATTAACTTTTGTGTAATCAACTTTTTAAGATAAGTGACTTCGGGCCTGTTATCATTAAAAATCTGTAATTCATAAGATTTATAACCTGTGATATACATCGTTTTATACATGTAAATCACGCGCTATGTTGATCATACCCTTCAAATCATGCTGTACGACTTTAAACTGACTGAAAAAAATGGCTTTACTTGTTCGGGCTTGATGACAATTGACGGCGAGTTCTGAAATAATCGATTGCATACGGATGATTTTTCGCATTGTAAAATACTTGTTCTTAATTATCGAATCCAAGTGAGGATTTAAAGCGTGTATATCGGTATCTACTTTTTGAACAAAAGGTTGTATTTCTTCATAAAAATCGTACGTCCGCCCTGCTCTGACATTTTGATAGCGTTGTGCAATGTTTTGTAAATCATTCATGAGTTCTTGAATAACATCTTGCATAGACGTGAACACCTCTCAAT from Staphylococcus lutrae encodes:
- a CDS encoding dynamin family protein, whose product is MHNEKQLDILYKLKKEVEKSDHAALIHTINQMIKKVYLNQYTMSFVGHFSAGKSTVINRLIGEDILPSSPVPTTSNTALVTIAEETGITANIVGQRYTHLDNYEAVKEMNRQNYDVESIDIRIQSDIFHDGFTFQDTPGVDSNVQSHSMQTEQFLYTSNIVFYTVDYHHVQSELNFKFMKRLNQTGVPVVFIINQIDKHDETEIHFETFQKRVQQSITDWDIELLATFYITKFDHPANQFDELRAFMIRQDQNRESIDVYVDRMKRFIQQHQLDYLQHEMDDILEQLNVEAAQFDRAYQVQQQNEVLSEEAQLLNDASALKRYLKDKRLSIIDNAYIMTHDMREYIRFYLESMTKDFKVGGLFNKKKKTAEERQTRLNTLREALQDKVDHQIGKPMQDDLSFLTRFINDSSLNKRILNHQIVLPTELITSSYQTQIQITNQYVLTYSQALMKAIKQFILKETAPLDESIIHKVHADEHLVDESNDDSLFTRFVTLRELQHSLKTENYRHYYIHMEDSLDRLIDRTEIQFQPKNHTRAIQTDQKQQADVLDTGTTHAVSQLSKALDIVKKIPLFQSTVQDIEDTLTRMQNQKIKIGVFGTFSAGKSSLINAMLGGMYLTSSPNPTTAATTEITYGDTHFITFKTPETLLQEINHIFELEGLHFDRIETFLESDTTRIKSKIEKSHLALIQAIEKHYPLYQSYIAKGFQHDIQVEDIQKWSANDEFATFVQTVHLRLPMDWLKDKIIIDSLGLHSNNQRHTNETEKILTRSDLIVYVSYFNHAFTDNDKSFITHMKAMNQLKTNQVFKMVINATDLAENEKEKTAVYQYVTDALKQLQLEPEIFDVSSRLALTKGHDDGIAQLKASINHFSEVASKHLLELKIYDQFRFIQQSYNEMIHNHISNAEKIERNQHALRQMRQKALFNPQQLDTIQQKIINEIEDQMYHLNERLKIQLLDDVKAVYNSQMTNTSNFNEEIRLSTKIFLNQIQQKLYLEQTLLMERIKYYFNQALQQETAPKIKSFQQYHILLPEIEPVDVANVETPYLNLALEEMLNGLPKQLTKKNILQPHVQKQIQSMIKDETIALLQPKLADLRYALEEMLTKLTAGALEKLEQIESIARHEIDTTLAVKIDAPLIQQLQNETPKLTRLLKLKD
- the rarD gene encoding EamA family transporter RarD, producing MWGTLPLYWALIHDIRPIETLMYRIILSLLFMLIVLPLIKQWHQFSQDVSVLIAHPKKLFIIIFAGYIVTLNWGTFIFAIDAGYVLQTSLGYYINPLVSIVLSMIFFKERFNRVEWLAITFVVLGVVYMTFKVGDFPYISLILAFSFGIYGLLKKLVPMPALSSITIESLSTAPMAIIYLIFVSQTSQLSLGWNMSTFWILFSGAVTALPLIAFSEGAIRIPLSLMGFIQYVGPTLIFLLGIFVFKEPFNMDQFITFSLIWLGILVYVISQIVKLRKRPQQRI
- a CDS encoding THUMP domain-containing class I SAM-dependent RNA methyltransferase; the encoded protein is MYQLLAVCPMGLEAIVAKEVQSLGFDTRVENGRIYFEGDASAIVKTNLWLRTADRVKLIVGQFEATTFDDLFEQTKSLPWEQYIPADGQFPVQGRSLKSKLFSVPDVQAITKKAIVERLKHAHQVSGWLDESGAKYPIEVVILKDQVLLTIDTSGSGLNKRGYRLAQGEAPIKETLAASLVKLANWTGDTPLIDPFCGSGTIAIEACLIAQNIAPGFNRNFVSEQWQLIPEGLYEQLRAEADALADYDKEVTIYASDIDPEMIKIAQRNADEVGVGDIIQFEVRDVNTLTIHHEGPIALIGNPPYGERIGDREQVEEMYRYLGVLMNNHPSLSLYIMTSYKTFEHLVNRKATKRRKLFNGYIETTYYQYWAKQ
- the gpsB gene encoding cell division regulator GpsB encodes the protein MSDVSLKLSAKDIYEKDFEKTMVRGYRPQEVDAFLDDIIADYQKMSDLNNEVIKLSEENHKLKKEIEDLRIRVASSRPQDNKSFASQSSNQNNNVDILKRISNLEKAVFGK
- a CDS encoding SLOG family protein; this encodes MYKTMYITGYKSYELQIFNDNRPEVTYLKKLITQKLIQYIEEGLEWVLIQGQLGIELWAAECVIALKQTYPEIKLGVITPFLEHTSKWNENNQMKYQRIVAESDYVNSVFQQPYQGPFQFQQADQFMLDHTDITVLIYDDIQPASSQFFKQKLVDFVEKTNYTCDIVTFDEITNFINDLQWSDEI
- a CDS encoding DUF1798 family protein, coding for MQDVIQELMNDLQNIAQRYQNVRAGRTYDFYEEIQPFVQKVDTDIHALNPHLDSIIKNKYFTMRKIIRMQSIISELAVNCHQARTSKAIFFSQFKVVQHDLKGMINIARDLHV